Genomic window (Desulforapulum autotrophicum HRM2):
GGGTGGGCAAAATGGACGGAAAACGGTATGAACGACTCGATCAGACCAATGCCAGAATCGTCATGAACGAGCGGGATTTAAAATTTTTCATCAACCCCTCTGACTATGTGGACACAGGCCTTTTTTCAGACCACAGAAACACCCGCCAGATGGTCAGGCAAATGGCTGCAGGCAAGGATTTTCTGAACCTGTACTGCTACACGGGCTCGTTCTCCTGCTATGCAGCAAAGGGGGGGGCAAGGTCAACCCTGTCCGTGGATCGTTCCGACACGGCCATCTCCTGGGCAGGGGAGAACATGGCACTTAACGGCCTTGGGTCTGAAACCAATGTTTTGGTCCAGGCACCGACCTTTGACTTCTTAAAGCAGGCAGCAGACAACAACCAGACCTTTGACCTTGCCGTTGTGGATCCCCCATCGTTTTCCACATCAAGGGACAACAACGAGGAATTCGACATATCAAGGGACCACCCACAGCTGCTTTTAGCAGTGGTCAAGGTAATGAGACCCGGAGCAACCCTCTTTTTTTCAACCAACCACCAGAATTTTTCTCCCCGCATGGGAACACTCCCTGTACAAGAGACCCTTGAAATAACAGCCAAAACCATTCCAGAAGATTATCAGCACAAGAACAAAACCATCCACCGCTGCTGGAAAATCCTGGTATAACCGGCACGACCGGAGCAA
Coding sequences:
- a CDS encoding class I SAM-dependent methyltransferase — protein: MADSASTEKQKHQAEMLANRVKKRFKHLSKRFKRQNIEIFRLYDWEIPEIRAVVDWYAGHLVIAEYTRQHSVPQWLPMMAEALAQALDVPMENVHLKERRVGKMDGKRYERLDQTNARIVMNERDLKFFINPSDYVDTGLFSDHRNTRQMVRQMAAGKDFLNLYCYTGSFSCYAAKGGARSTLSVDRSDTAISWAGENMALNGLGSETNVLVQAPTFDFLKQAADNNQTFDLAVVDPPSFSTSRDNNEEFDISRDHPQLLLAVVKVMRPGATLFFSTNHQNFSPRMGTLPVQETLEITAKTIPEDYQHKNKTIHRCWKILV